GGCTGCACCTCCGGGATCGACGCGGTCGGCTACGCCTTCCACACCATCGAGGAGGGCCGGGCCGACATCTGCATCGCCGGCGCGGCGGACTCGCCGATCTCGCCGATCACCATGGCCTGCTTCGACGCCATCAAGGCGACGTCGGACAACAACGACGACCCCGAACACGCCTCCAAGCCCTTCGACGCCCGCCGCAACGGCTTCGTGATGGGCGAGGGCGCGGCGGTGCTCGTCCTGGAGGAGTACGAGCACGCCCGGGCCCGCGGCGCCCACATCTACTGCGAGGTCGGCGGCTACGCCACCTTCGGCAACGCCTACCACATGACCGGTCTGACCAGCGAGGGACTGGAGATGGCCCGGGCGATCGACTCCACGCTCGACCAGGCCCGCCTCGACCCCACGCTGATCGACTACGTCAACGCGCACGGCTCGGGCACCAAACAGAACGACCGGCACGAGACCGCCGCCGTGAAGCGGTCCCTGGGCGCACACGCCTACGACACACCCATGAGCTCCATCAAATCCATGGTGGGCCACTCACTCGGCGCGATCGGCGCGATCGAGATCGTCGCGTGCGTCCTGGCGCTGAAGCACCAGGTCGTACCGCCGACGGCGAACTACGAGACACCCGACCCCGAGTGCGACCTGGACTACGTGCCGCGCACGGCGCGCCAGCACAGGCTCAGGAACGTGCTCTCCGTCGGCAGCGGATTCGGCGGCTTCCAGTCGGCCGTGCTGCTGACCGGGCCGGGCGGGAGGACCCGATGACGACACGGCAGACTCAGCGCACAGGACAGACCCGGCCCACTCGGCGCACCCCGCGCGCGGCCATCACCGGGATCGGGGTGATCGCGCCCAACGGCCTGCGGACCGACGCGTACTGGAAGGCCGTCGGCGAGGGCCTCGTCGTCCTGGACGGGATCACCCGCGAGGGCTGCGGACACCTCCCGCTCCGGGTGGCCGGGGAGGTCCGGGGCTTCGACGCCGCGGGCCTCATCGAGGAACGTTTCCTCGTCCAGACCGACCCGTTCAGCCACTTCGCGATGGCCGCCGCCGCCCTCGCCCTCGACGACGCCGGAATCGGCCGGGGAGTGCCCGCGGAGCCCTACGACATCGGTGTGGTCACCGCGGCCGGATCCGGCGGCGGCGAGTTCGGGCAGCGGGAACTCCAGAAGCTGTGGGGCCAGGGCTCCCGGTACGTCGGCCCGTACCAGTCCATCGCCTGGTTCTACGCCGCCAGCACCGGCCAGATCTCCATCCGGGGCGGCTTCAAGGGGCCGTGCGGGGTGGTCGCGAGCGACGAGGCCGGCGGTCTGGACGCCGTCGCGCACGCCGCCCGGGCCGTACGGCGCGGCACCGGCGCGGTCGTCGTCGGCGGCGCGGAGGCACCCCTCGCCCCCTACTCGATGGTCTGCCAGCTCGGCTACGCCGAACTCAGCACGGCCGAGGACCCGGCCCGCGCCTACCGGCCCTTCACCCAGGGCGCGTGCGGCTTCGTGCCCGCGGAGGGCGGCGCGATGCTCGTCGTCGAGGACGAGAACCGCGCCCGGGAGCGAGGGGCGACCGTCCGGGCCACTGTGGCCGGTCACGCCGCGACCTTCACCGGCGCCTCACGCTGGGAGCGGTCCCGGGAGGGACTCGCCCAGGCGATCCGGGGTGCCCTCGACGAGGCCGGGTGCGCCCCCGAGGAGATCGACGTCGTGTTCGCCGACGCCCTCGGCGTGCCGGAGGCGGACCGCGCCGAGGCCGGCGCCATCGCCGACGCCCTCGGGACGCACGGTGCCAAGGTCCCCGTCACGGCGCCCAAGACCGGCATCGGGCGCGCCTACTGCGGGGCGCCCGTGCTGGACATCGCCGCCGCGGTGCTCGCCATGGAGCACCGCCTGATCCCGCCCACCCCCAACGTGTTCGACATCTGCCACGACCTCGACCTGGTGATGTCCCGCGCTCGCCCCGCCGAGCCGCGCACGGCCCTGGTCCTCAGCCGGGGACTGATGGGTTCCAACGCGGCGCTGGTAGTGCGCCGTGGAGACGACTCCGCCCGATGACCACCGGGCGGGAAGGAGACACCCGCATGCTCACCACCCAAGTGACCTACGACGAGCTGGCCGCCCTCATGAAGAGGGGAGCCGGAGTCACCGTCGACCCCGGCGAGCTGGAGCGCGCCTCGGACACCCCGTTCGGGATCCTCGGCCTCGACTCGCTCGGCCTGCTCGGCATCGTCGGCGAGCTGGAGAACCAGTACGGCCGCTCGCTGCCCCCCGACTCGGAGCGCTGCAGGACGCCCCAGGAGTTCCTCGACCTCGTCAACAGCACCCTCAAGGCTGGAGCCTGAAAGTGTCCGGACACACCGAGAACAGCATCACCGTCGACGCCCCGTTCGACCTCGTCTGGGACATCACCAACGACATCGAGAACTGGCCCCGGCTCTTCACCGAGTACTCGTCCCTCGAAGTCCTCTCCCGCGAGGGCGACACGACGGCCTTCCGCCTGACCATGTACCCGGACGACAACGGCAAGGTCTGGAGCTGGGTCTCGGAACGCACCGTCGACCGTGCCAACCGGATCGTCCGGGCCCGCCGGGTGGAGACGGGCCCCTTCGCCCACATGAACATCCTGTGGGAGTACACGGAGCTGCCCGGCGGCACCCAGATGCGCTGGACGCAGGACTTCGCGATGAAGCCCGACGCCCCGGTCGACGACGAGTGGATGACGGACAACATCAACCGCAACTCCCGTACGCAGATGGCGCTCATCCGGGACCGGATCGAGCAGGTCGCCCGTGACCGCCAGAACGCGCCCCTGCCCCGCTGAGCCACCGGCCCAGGAAGGACATCCGATGCACCACGCCCTGATCGTCGCCCGCATGGCACCCGAGTCGGCGCCGGCGATCGCCGACCTGTTCGCCGCCTCCGACAGCGGTGAACTCCCGCACCTCGTCGGTGTCACCCGCCGCAGTCTCTTCCAGTACGGCGACGTGTACCTGCACTTCATCGAAGCCGACCAGGACCCGGCGCCCGCCATCGCGAAGGTGGCCGGCCACCCCGAGTTCCGGAGCGTCAGCGACAAGCTGTCGGCGTACGTCTCCGCGTACGACCCGCTGACGTGGCGCAGCCCCAAGGACGCCATGGCGCGCTGCTTCTACCAGTGGGAGCGGGACGCCTCCGGCTCCTGAGCACCGAACCCCCGAGGCCGGTACCGCGACGTTCGCGGTACCGGCCTCGGGGGTTCGACTGTGATGCGGGGTCAGTTGGGGACGGTGCACTCGAACGCGTGCAGATACGCGTTGACCGGGCGGATCTCGCCGATGACCAGGCCCGCGTCCGTGAGCCGGTCGACCATGCTCTGCCGGGTGTGCTTCGCGCCGCCGACGTTGAGGAGCAGCAGCAGGTCCATGGCCGTCGTGAACTTCATCGACGGTGTGTCGTCCACGAGGTTCTCGATCACGACGACCCGCGCACCGGGGCGCGCCGCCTTCCTGACGTTCGCCAGCGCCCTGCGGGTGCTCTCGTCGTCCCACTCCAGGATGTTCTTGATGATGTACACGTCCGCGGACACGGGGATGTCCTCCCGGCAGTCCCCGGCCACGATGCTCACCCGCGCGGCCAGTGAACCTCCGTCGCACAGCCGCGGATCGGCGTTCTCCACCACTCCGGGCAGGTCGAGCAGCGTGCCGTGCATCCGGGGGTGCTTCTCCAGCAGGCTCGCCACGACCCGGCCCTGGCCGCCGCCGATGTCCGCGACCGAGGACACCCCGGTCAGGTCCAGCAGGTTCGCGACGTCCCGAGCGGACTGCTCGCTGGATGTCGTCATGGCCCGGTTGAACACGTACGCCGACTCGGGGGCCTCCTCGTTGAGGTACGAGAAGAACTCCCTGTCGTACATGTCCTCGAAGACGTTGCGGCCGGAGCGCACCGCCTCGTCCAGTTGAGGCCAGACGCTCCACGTCCACGGCTCGGTGCACCACAGCGCGATGTACCGCAGGCTGTGCGGATCGTCCTCGCGCAGCAGCCGGGACATCTCCGTGTGGACGAAGGTGCCGTCGGGGCGTTCCGCGAAGACGCCCTGGCAGGACAGCGCGCGCAGCAGCCGCCTGAGGGTGTGGGGCTGGGTCTTCACCGCCGCCGCCAGGTCTTCCACGGTCGTGGGCGTGTCGTCGTTCAGGGCGTCCGCGACGCCCAGCCGGGCGGCGGCGCGTACGGCGGCGGCGCAGGCCGCCCCGAACACGAGCTCCCTCAGCCGCATCGGAGCCTGCGGTGCCGATGGAGCCGGGGGAGCCGTGGCGGTGGGGGGAGCCGGGTCGACGGTCGTCATGTGTTTCCTCGCCTCTGTGGTTGTGCCGTGTGGGGGAGTGGGGCGGGTGCGGTGGCTGGTGCGTCGGACGGTCAGCACAGTCCCGCGGGTTCGGAGACCCCGCAGGTGTTGCCGCGGAAGGTGTTGTTCCTGCCGGTGTCCCGGTCGGCGAGATCGGCCGTGCTGTTGCGCAGCACCACGTTGTCGCGGATCTCGTTGCTCTCGTTGGGGGCGCCCACGAAGCTCTTGAACAGCACGATGCCGCCCGACAGCGGGGAGGCGCCCACGTTGTCCTCGACCCTGTTCTTCGTCA
The DNA window shown above is from Streptomyces sp. NBC_01451 and carries:
- a CDS encoding SRPBCC family protein yields the protein MSGHTENSITVDAPFDLVWDITNDIENWPRLFTEYSSLEVLSREGDTTAFRLTMYPDDNGKVWSWVSERTVDRANRIVRARRVETGPFAHMNILWEYTELPGGTQMRWTQDFAMKPDAPVDDEWMTDNINRNSRTQMALIRDRIEQVARDRQNAPLPR
- a CDS encoding TcmI family type II polyketide cyclase; this translates as MHHALIVARMAPESAPAIADLFAASDSGELPHLVGVTRRSLFQYGDVYLHFIEADQDPAPAIAKVAGHPEFRSVSDKLSAYVSAYDPLTWRSPKDAMARCFYQWERDASGS
- a CDS encoding phosphopantetheine-binding protein codes for the protein MLTTQVTYDELAALMKRGAGVTVDPGELERASDTPFGILGLDSLGLLGIVGELENQYGRSLPPDSERCRTPQEFLDLVNSTLKAGA
- a CDS encoding methyltransferase, which gives rise to MTTVDPAPPTATAPPAPSAPQAPMRLRELVFGAACAAAVRAAARLGVADALNDDTPTTVEDLAAAVKTQPHTLRRLLRALSCQGVFAERPDGTFVHTEMSRLLREDDPHSLRYIALWCTEPWTWSVWPQLDEAVRSGRNVFEDMYDREFFSYLNEEAPESAYVFNRAMTTSSEQSARDVANLLDLTGVSSVADIGGGQGRVVASLLEKHPRMHGTLLDLPGVVENADPRLCDGGSLAARVSIVAGDCREDIPVSADVYIIKNILEWDDESTRRALANVRKAARPGARVVVIENLVDDTPSMKFTTAMDLLLLLNVGGAKHTRQSMVDRLTDAGLVIGEIRPVNAYLHAFECTVPN
- a CDS encoding beta-ketoacyl synthase N-terminal-like domain-containing protein, which encodes MTTRQTQRTGQTRPTRRTPRAAITGIGVIAPNGLRTDAYWKAVGEGLVVLDGITREGCGHLPLRVAGEVRGFDAAGLIEERFLVQTDPFSHFAMAAAALALDDAGIGRGVPAEPYDIGVVTAAGSGGGEFGQRELQKLWGQGSRYVGPYQSIAWFYAASTGQISIRGGFKGPCGVVASDEAGGLDAVAHAARAVRRGTGAVVVGGAEAPLAPYSMVCQLGYAELSTAEDPARAYRPFTQGACGFVPAEGGAMLVVEDENRARERGATVRATVAGHAATFTGASRWERSREGLAQAIRGALDEAGCAPEEIDVVFADALGVPEADRAEAGAIADALGTHGAKVPVTAPKTGIGRAYCGAPVLDIAAAVLAMEHRLIPPTPNVFDICHDLDLVMSRARPAEPRTALVLSRGLMGSNAALVVRRGDDSAR
- a CDS encoding beta-ketoacyl-[acyl-carrier-protein] synthase family protein produces the protein MTRRVAVTGIGVVAPGGTGATAFWDLLAGGRTATRGITLFDPAGLRSRIAAECDFDPFAHGLDPELSQHADRYIQFAMVAAAEAVGDSGLDTGAQDPWRVAVSLGSAVGGTTRLEHDYVKVSEGGQRWDVDHRAADPQLHRAFSPSTLASVVAEQFGAQGPVQTVSTGCTSGIDAVGYAFHTIEEGRADICIAGAADSPISPITMACFDAIKATSDNNDDPEHASKPFDARRNGFVMGEGAAVLVLEEYEHARARGAHIYCEVGGYATFGNAYHMTGLTSEGLEMARAIDSTLDQARLDPTLIDYVNAHGSGTKQNDRHETAAVKRSLGAHAYDTPMSSIKSMVGHSLGAIGAIEIVACVLALKHQVVPPTANYETPDPECDLDYVPRTARQHRLRNVLSVGSGFGGFQSAVLLTGPGGRTR